In uncultured Bacteroides sp., the following proteins share a genomic window:
- a CDS encoding phospho-sugar mutase, which yields MDNQELIKFVTEKANKWLTPAYDAETQSEVKRMLENEDKTELIESFYKDLEFGTGGLRGIMGVGSNRMNIYTVGAATQGLSNYLNKSFKELKQISAVIGHDSRNNSRKFAEISANIFSANGIKVYLFEDLRPTPEMSFTIRQLGCQSGIILTASHNPKEYNGYKAYWDDGAQVLAPHDNGIIDEVNKVASAADIKFEGNPALIEIIGEEIDKAYLDKVKTVSIDPEVIARHNDLKIVYTPIHGTGVHIIPRSLKMWGFTNVIPVPEQNVISGDFPTVKSPNPEEPAALSMAIEKAKATDADLVMASDPDADRVGISCKDDKGEWVLINGNQTCLMYLYYIITQYKALDKIKGDEFVVKTIVTTELVKTIADRNKIELLDCYTGFKWIAREIRLAEGKKKYIGGGEESYGFLAEDFCRDKDAVSACCLIAEVAAWAKDNGKTLYELLQDIYVEYGFSKEKGVSVVKQGKSGAEEIKQMMTDFRNNPPKEMAGSKIVLYKDFQTLQQTNTVTGEKTVLDMPESSNVLQYFTEDGSKVSIRPSGTEPKIKFYIEVKGEVKSRADYDKANAAADEKIKAVMTSLGI from the coding sequence ATGGACAATCAAGAATTAATAAAATTCGTAACTGAAAAGGCTAACAAATGGCTCACTCCGGCTTACGATGCAGAAACACAGTCTGAAGTAAAAAGAATGTTGGAAAATGAAGATAAGACAGAACTTATAGAATCATTTTACAAAGACTTGGAATTCGGAACAGGTGGTTTGCGCGGTATTATGGGAGTTGGTAGTAATCGTATGAATATTTACACCGTTGGAGCTGCAACTCAAGGTTTGTCTAACTACCTCAATAAGTCTTTCAAGGAATTAAAGCAGATTTCTGCTGTTATTGGCCATGATAGCCGTAACAATAGTCGTAAGTTTGCCGAAATTTCTGCCAATATATTTTCTGCTAATGGAATAAAGGTCTATTTATTCGAAGACCTTCGCCCTACTCCTGAGATGTCTTTCACAATTCGTCAATTGGGTTGCCAAAGCGGTATTATTCTTACTGCTTCACATAACCCAAAAGAATATAACGGATATAAAGCATATTGGGATGATGGTGCTCAGGTACTTGCACCTCACGACAACGGAATTATTGATGAAGTAAATAAAGTAGCTTCTGCTGCTGATATTAAATTTGAAGGTAATCCTGCTTTGATTGAAATTATCGGAGAAGAGATTGATAAGGCATATTTGGATAAAGTTAAGACCGTATCTATTGATCCGGAAGTTATTGCCCGTCATAATGATTTGAAGATTGTATATACTCCAATTCACGGAACAGGAGTTCATATTATTCCTCGTTCACTCAAAATGTGGGGTTTTACTAATGTTATCCCTGTGCCAGAACAGAATGTAATCAGTGGTGATTTCCCTACAGTGAAGTCTCCTAATCCGGAAGAACCAGCTGCATTGTCAATGGCTATTGAGAAAGCAAAAGCTACAGATGCTGATTTAGTGATGGCTTCTGACCCTGATGCCGACCGTGTAGGTATTTCCTGCAAGGACGATAAAGGCGAATGGGTACTAATTAACGGAAACCAGACTTGCCTGATGTATCTTTATTACATCATCACTCAATATAAAGCACTGGATAAGATTAAAGGTGACGAATTTGTAGTGAAGACTATTGTTACCACAGAACTTGTGAAGACTATTGCAGACCGTAATAAGATTGAATTGCTCGACTGCTATACCGGATTCAAATGGATTGCAAGAGAAATTCGTTTAGCTGAAGGAAAGAAGAAATACATTGGTGGTGGAGAAGAAAGTTACGGATTCCTTGCTGAAGATTTCTGCCGCGATAAAGATGCTGTCTCTGCTTGCTGTTTAATTGCTGAGGTTGCTGCCTGGGCAAAAGATAATGGCAAAACATTATATGAACTGTTGCAGGATATTTATGTAGAATACGGATTCTCTAAGGAAAAAGGTGTTTCTGTAGTGAAACAAGGAAAGAGCGGAGCAGAAGAAATCAAGCAAATGATGACTGATTTCCGTAACAATCCTCCTAAAGAAATGGCCGGATCTAAGATTGTTCTTTATAAAGACTTCCAGACATTGCAACAAACCAATACTGTTACTGGTGAGAAAACTGTTTTGGATATGCCTGAATCTTCTAATGTTCTGCAATATTTTACAGAAGATGGAAGTAAAGTTTCTATCCGCCCTTCAGGAACAGAGCCTAAAATTAAATTCTATATTGAAGTAAAGGGTGAAGTGAAATCACGTGCAGACTATGATAAAGCAAATGCTGCCGCTGATGAAAAGATTAAAGCTGTAATGACTTCTCTGGGTATTTAA
- a CDS encoding C69 family dipeptidase — MNRRLLIFAFLMFVMLLKTFACTNLIVGKNASTDGSTIVSYSADSYGMFGYLCHYPAGTYAKGTMLNIHDWDSGKYLGQIEQAKKTYNVIGNMNEFQVTIGETTFGGRPELADSTGIIDYGSLIYIALQRSHTAREAIQTMDKLVQEYGYCSEGESFTIADPNEVWIMEMVGKGPGIRGAVWVAVRIPDDCISAHANQSRIRQFDMNDKENCMYSSDVISFAREKKYFNGVNKDFSFADAYAPLDFEARRFCEARVWSYFKMFNPEMNSYLGYIQGTSNEPMPLYIKPVKKVSVQDVKNAMRDHYEGTPLDLTKDPGAGPYKSPYRLSPLTYKVGDQQYFNERPISTQQTGFTFVAQMRADKPDAIGGVLWFGMDDANMTVYTPVYCCTDKVPDCYAQGKGDYITFSWESSFWIFNWVANMVYPRYSLMIDDVRSSQKELESGFNMSQDAIEATAAKMLETDPAKAKAFLTNYTNMTAQTAFDTWKRLGEFLIVKYNDGVVKRMKDGKFERNDIGQPAPVIRPGYPKDFLEELVKVTGDRYKVTK; from the coding sequence ATGAATAGAAGACTCTTGATTTTTGCTTTCCTGATGTTTGTTATGTTGTTAAAGACCTTCGCCTGTACAAACCTGATTGTAGGAAAGAATGCTTCAACAGATGGTTCAACCATTGTCTCTTACTCTGCAGACTCTTATGGAATGTTTGGCTATTTATGCCATTATCCTGCAGGAACTTATGCAAAAGGAACTATGCTGAATATACACGACTGGGATTCGGGTAAGTATTTGGGACAAATAGAGCAAGCAAAAAAAACATATAATGTGATTGGTAATATGAATGAGTTTCAGGTAACCATAGGAGAAACCACTTTTGGTGGTCGTCCGGAGTTAGCCGATTCAACAGGTATTATTGATTACGGGAGCTTAATCTATATAGCACTTCAACGTTCACATACTGCCCGGGAAGCAATTCAAACTATGGATAAACTGGTGCAGGAATATGGATATTGCAGTGAAGGTGAGTCTTTTACCATTGCAGATCCTAATGAAGTCTGGATTATGGAAATGGTTGGAAAAGGTCCTGGTATCAGAGGAGCTGTATGGGTAGCTGTGCGTATTCCTGATGATTGTATCTCTGCTCATGCCAATCAATCCCGCATTCGTCAGTTCGATATGAATGATAAGGAAAACTGTATGTATTCTTCCGATGTAATTTCATTTGCACGTGAAAAGAAATACTTTAATGGGGTAAACAAAGACTTTAGTTTTGCAGATGCTTATGCTCCGCTTGATTTCGAAGCGCGTCGTTTTTGTGAGGCCAGAGTATGGAGCTATTTTAAAATGTTTAATCCGGAGATGAACTCATATTTGGGCTATATTCAGGGAACCAGCAATGAACCAATGCCTCTTTACATAAAACCCGTGAAGAAAGTTTCTGTGCAGGATGTGAAGAATGCAATGCGCGATCATTATGAAGGAACTCCGCTTGACCTGACAAAAGATCCGGGAGCTGGTCCATATAAGAGCCCTTACCGTCTTTCTCCGCTAACATACAAAGTCGGTGATCAGCAGTATTTCAATGAACGCCCAATTTCTACCCAACAAACCGGCTTTACCTTTGTTGCACAAATGAGAGCAGACAAGCCCGATGCAATTGGTGGTGTGTTATGGTTTGGTATGGATGATGCAAATATGACTGTTTATACACCGGTTTATTGCTGCACGGATAAAGTACCCGATTGCTATGCTCAGGGAAAAGGCGATTATATCACATTCTCCTGGGAATCTTCTTTCTGGATTTTCAACTGGGTGGCAAATATGGTTTATCCTCGTTATAGCTTGATGATTGATGATGTACGTTCAAGTCAGAAAGAGTTGGAAAGCGGATTCAATATGTCTCAGGATGCTATTGAGGCCACTGCTGCTAAAATGTTAGAAACTGATCCGGCCAAAGCAAAAGCTTTCCTGACAAATTACACAAACATGACTGCTCAGACAGCTTTTGATACATGGAAACGTCTTGGAGAATTCCTTATTGTGAAATACAATGACGGAGTAGTTAAACGTATGAAGGATGGAAAGTTTGAACGCAATGATATTGGTCAGCCTGCACCCGTAATACGTCCCGGATATCCCAAAGATTTCCTTGAAGAATTAGTTAAAGTTACAGGAGATCGCTATAAAGTGACCAAATAA
- a CDS encoding fibronectin type III domain-containing protein produces MKRNLLTYVFLSIVAYSSIQAKTLITVENITGKTIVGINETTNYKVPATEGVKAYLWKAPIGCRIIAGQGSGEISLATSFISQSSALKVIRLFNNETSDTLSLDLSICRPISIIQDHSIAPGETVTIGGKEFGEADIYYENTGNGDCPEITAHRVTVVPNQYMEMTKPYLQTATSNSVWICWKTSAAGSSEVIYGNSPATLTQTITGNAAKLSDSYYWHSVQLTNLTPSTLYSYKIKTGNKESDVFRFKTEPEKGSLKPLRILLMGDHQIKTRSGYEWLMQAAKRKIEEKYGKVEENINMIMNVGDQVDLGTLDQYEFIHLNKSALLSPYLPIMTAVGNHETYQDPGMANYAAHFHYEDLEYQGIKSGTENYYAYQVGRVLFVVLSTEHTSSEQKDWVRKVVDAVKTDDSVDFVISVNHRPIEAEQYVGDISSWVRNEIVPILSETPKHILNYGGHHHLYHRGQMTDYPLYHIINGAASWDQLWGMSSEKDMDDVQKTIDYWGYQILELDFNKKEMKADCYAIGNRDIVVDNILIDSFSRRLNQSAPEKPSIEQTESEITLPHTFKGNKYTTTTTYAINTVQYQIAQSQDFSTLVVDSVNDVEDLFSSTGKPLHIPFDKNENRDITQISIGKDQLKNGAYYIRTRYRDNNLEWSDWSDIRSFNVTGSIDGDPGISITGKSFDLNQNITVDYQFVPEGQNAWIGIFRSGSNPGGSTSDRWAYTTGSTGKFTFTISEPDQYYAVLFKDGGYTELSPRIPFFVGSLPQISIDKNVYNEDEPIKITYTNAPSLTNDWIGIYRMGETPGENGSYSSSWLYLNSGIATGSLSLNTGEGTAKTLSKGYYYINYFTKDGYFEPVARKFFSVGSEISSVSVDQANFAPGENIKINYANGPGTPKDWVGLFKEGKVVGTDQLDGFYYTYGATKGYISIPAGELPAADYFASLYINDSYDAVSNRIHITIGKAPSLTAKQEGKEIILTFEDNVAWRDSLASVLVDNKELTTSQFTMKPGQLTIAADELNTGEHSIQVIAHGWQNSVIKTSTSTGINSLTNKITVYPSPAKENIFIENNSNESGIVTLLTTLGSEVLTSKIIIGTNKLDVQALSRGIYILKISTANNIKSQIIILK; encoded by the coding sequence ATGAAAAGGAATTTACTCACGTATGTATTCTTATCTATTGTTGCATATAGTAGCATACAGGCCAAAACGTTAATCACCGTAGAAAACATAACGGGGAAAACAATAGTAGGAATCAATGAAACAACAAATTACAAGGTTCCTGCAACAGAAGGAGTCAAAGCATATTTATGGAAGGCTCCAATAGGATGTCGAATTATAGCCGGTCAGGGAAGTGGAGAGATAAGCTTGGCTACATCTTTTATTTCTCAAAGTAGTGCACTGAAAGTTATTCGTTTATTTAATAACGAAACCAGCGATACCCTTTCATTGGATTTATCTATCTGTCGCCCCATCTCTATAATACAAGATCATTCTATTGCACCTGGTGAAACAGTTACTATAGGAGGAAAAGAATTTGGTGAAGCTGACATTTATTATGAGAATACCGGCAATGGTGACTGCCCGGAGATCACGGCACATAGGGTAACTGTAGTTCCCAACCAATATATGGAAATGACAAAACCTTATTTGCAAACTGCTACATCTAATTCCGTATGGATATGCTGGAAAACCAGTGCAGCAGGAAGTAGTGAGGTTATATATGGCAATAGTCCGGCAACATTGACACAAACGATTACAGGCAATGCAGCAAAGTTATCAGATTCTTATTACTGGCATTCCGTACAACTAACCAATCTAACTCCCAGTACTTTATATTCCTACAAGATAAAAACAGGAAATAAAGAGAGCGATGTATTTCGCTTTAAAACAGAACCGGAAAAAGGAAGTCTGAAACCATTGCGTATCTTACTTATGGGCGATCATCAGATTAAAACTCGCAGTGGTTATGAATGGTTGATGCAAGCAGCTAAACGCAAGATTGAAGAAAAATATGGTAAAGTAGAAGAAAATATCAACATGATAATGAATGTAGGAGACCAAGTGGATTTGGGAACACTTGATCAATATGAATTTATTCACCTTAATAAATCGGCTCTTCTATCTCCTTACCTTCCTATTATGACAGCTGTGGGAAATCACGAAACATATCAGGATCCGGGTATGGCTAATTATGCAGCGCATTTTCACTACGAAGATCTAGAATATCAAGGCATCAAAAGTGGTACAGAAAACTACTATGCTTATCAGGTAGGAAGAGTCTTGTTTGTTGTGCTAAGTACTGAGCATACAAGTTCCGAACAAAAAGACTGGGTACGTAAAGTTGTAGATGCAGTTAAAACTGATGATAGCGTGGACTTTGTAATCAGTGTAAACCATAGACCTATTGAAGCAGAACAATATGTTGGAGACATTTCATCTTGGGTACGAAATGAAATTGTTCCTATACTATCAGAAACGCCCAAACATATTCTTAACTATGGAGGACATCATCACCTATATCATAGAGGACAAATGACTGATTATCCTCTTTATCATATTATCAACGGAGCAGCTTCATGGGATCAACTATGGGGAATGTCTTCAGAAAAAGATATGGATGATGTACAAAAAACCATTGACTACTGGGGGTATCAGATTCTAGAACTTGACTTCAATAAAAAAGAAATGAAAGCAGACTGTTATGCCATTGGTAACCGCGATATTGTAGTAGACAATATTTTAATTGATTCTTTTAGTCGACGTCTGAATCAATCGGCTCCCGAGAAACCTTCTATCGAACAAACTGAAAGTGAAATTACACTACCACATACTTTTAAAGGGAATAAATACACCACCACTACAACATATGCGATAAATACCGTACAATACCAGATAGCTCAATCACAAGATTTCTCTACACTAGTAGTTGACAGTGTTAATGACGTAGAAGATCTATTCAGTTCAACAGGCAAACCTTTGCATATTCCTTTTGACAAAAATGAGAATAGAGATATCACTCAAATTAGCATTGGAAAAGATCAATTAAAAAATGGGGCTTATTACATTCGCACACGTTATCGCGACAATAATCTGGAATGGTCCGACTGGTCAGATATACGCTCGTTTAACGTTACCGGAAGTATTGATGGAGATCCGGGAATATCTATCACTGGTAAGTCTTTTGATTTAAATCAAAATATTACTGTAGATTACCAATTTGTACCAGAAGGACAAAATGCATGGATTGGCATCTTTCGAAGTGGAAGCAATCCGGGAGGGTCAACATCTGACCGTTGGGCATACACTACCGGATCAACCGGAAAGTTTACCTTTACTATTTCTGAACCGGATCAATATTACGCCGTACTTTTTAAAGATGGAGGATATACAGAGTTGTCTCCCCGCATTCCTTTTTTTGTAGGTAGTTTGCCGCAAATAAGCATTGATAAGAATGTGTATAATGAAGACGAGCCAATAAAGATTACTTATACAAATGCCCCTTCATTAACGAATGATTGGATTGGGATATATCGTATGGGAGAAACTCCTGGAGAAAACGGATCTTACTCTTCTTCATGGCTATATCTTAATTCGGGAATAGCAACAGGAAGTCTGTCCTTAAACACAGGTGAAGGTACAGCAAAAACATTATCCAAAGGATATTATTACATCAATTACTTTACCAAAGATGGCTACTTTGAGCCTGTAGCACGTAAGTTCTTTTCCGTAGGCTCAGAGATTTCGTCAGTATCTGTTGATCAGGCTAACTTTGCACCGGGAGAAAATATAAAAATTAATTATGCAAACGGTCCGGGTACTCCAAAAGACTGGGTAGGACTCTTTAAAGAAGGTAAAGTTGTAGGCACTGACCAACTGGACGGTTTCTACTATACATATGGAGCAACTAAGGGATACATCTCAATTCCTGCAGGAGAATTACCAGCAGCAGATTATTTTGCTTCGCTCTACATCAATGATTCATACGATGCAGTATCAAACAGAATTCATATAACAATAGGAAAAGCTCCTTCTCTTACAGCAAAACAAGAGGGTAAAGAGATTATACTTACATTTGAGGATAATGTTGCATGGAGAGATTCCCTAGCTTCTGTTTTGGTGGACAATAAAGAACTAACTACTTCACAGTTTACGATGAAGCCCGGACAACTAACTATTGCCGCAGATGAACTAAATACAGGAGAACACTCAATTCAGGTAATTGCTCACGGCTGGCAGAATTCTGTTATAAAAACAAGTACTAGCACTGGCATTAATAGCTTAACAAACAAAATCACTGTATATCCAAGTCCGGCAAAAGAAAATATTTTTATTGAAAACAATTCAAATGAATCAGGAATAGTGACACTTTTAACAACTTTGGGAAGTGAGGTATTAACCAGTAAAATTATTATTGGAACAAATAAACTTGATGTGCAAGCTTTATCCCGAGGTATTTACATACTCAAAATTAGTACTGCAAATAACATTAAATCTCAGATTATCATATTGAAATAA
- a CDS encoding cytidine deaminase — protein MKDLTIKSIIKVYQYDELSDEDKKLIEQSIEATKRSYAPYSKFSVGAAALLDNGITVTGTNQENAAYPSGLCAERTTLFYANSQYPDSAVKTLAIAARTERDFIETPIPPCGACRQVILETEKRYGNSIRILLYGKSCIYLVEGIGSLLPLSFDASAME, from the coding sequence ATGAAAGATCTGACGATCAAATCTATTATTAAAGTATACCAATACGACGAGCTTTCAGATGAAGATAAAAAATTAATAGAGCAATCAATAGAAGCAACCAAACGTAGTTATGCTCCTTATTCAAAGTTCTCTGTAGGAGCTGCCGCTTTGCTGGACAATGGCATAACCGTAACAGGGACTAATCAGGAGAATGCGGCCTATCCTTCCGGACTTTGCGCTGAACGTACTACTTTGTTCTATGCAAATTCCCAATATCCGGATTCTGCAGTAAAGACTCTTGCCATTGCAGCCCGCACGGAACGCGATTTTATTGAAACACCAATACCTCCCTGTGGTGCTTGCCGTCAGGTTATTCTTGAAACAGAGAAACGATATGGCAATTCCATCCGCATTTTACTTTATGGAAAAAGCTGTATCTATCTGGTAGAAGGAATCGGTAGTTTGCTTCCTCTCTCTTTTGATGCTTCGGCTATGGAATAA
- a CDS encoding HlyD family efflux transporter periplasmic adaptor subunit: MDREIPKDVQLKERRKKIIKTSLIGIVAIILIVVIISFMRAGVDRKELVFSTVDKGTIEVSVSASGKVVPAFEEIINSPINSRILEIYKKGGDSVDVGTPILKLDLQTAETDYKKLLDEEQMRKYKLEQLKVNNKTKLSDMSMQIKVSAMKLSRMKVELRNEHYLDSLGAGTTDKVKQAELSYNVAKLEYEQLKQQYSNEQQVTAAEFKVQQLDFNIFCKSLAETKRTLEDARIRSPRKAILTFINNQVGAQVQQGAQVAIISDLSHFKVDGEIADTYSDRITAGGKVIVKIGSEQLEGTVGNVTPLSKNGVISFTVQLKNDHNPRLRSGLKTDVYIMNAVKENVLRIANGSYYAGAGEYDLFVQNANSLIKRKVRLGDSNFQYVEVISGLQQGDQVAVSDMTNYKNRSKLKIK, encoded by the coding sequence ATGGACAGAGAAATTCCAAAAGATGTTCAACTTAAAGAGCGTAGAAAGAAAATAATCAAGACTTCCTTAATAGGAATCGTTGCAATAATTCTTATTGTTGTTATAATCTCTTTTATGCGTGCCGGAGTAGACAGAAAAGAACTTGTTTTTTCTACAGTCGATAAAGGAACCATTGAAGTATCAGTAAGTGCTTCCGGTAAGGTTGTTCCGGCTTTTGAAGAGATTATTAATTCTCCCATCAATTCCCGCATTCTTGAAATATATAAAAAAGGGGGCGATTCTGTTGATGTGGGTACGCCAATTCTGAAGCTTGATTTGCAAACTGCTGAAACAGATTATAAAAAGCTTCTTGATGAAGAGCAGATGCGTAAGTATAAGCTTGAGCAATTAAAGGTTAATAACAAGACCAAGCTTAGTGATATGAGCATGCAGATTAAAGTTTCGGCAATGAAACTTAGCAGGATGAAGGTAGAACTTCGTAATGAACACTATCTTGATAGTCTGGGTGCCGGAACAACAGACAAAGTAAAGCAGGCCGAACTTAGTTATAATGTAGCCAAGCTTGAATATGAACAATTGAAACAGCAATATAGTAATGAACAACAGGTTACCGCAGCCGAGTTTAAAGTGCAGCAACTTGATTTTAATATATTCTGCAAGTCTTTAGCCGAAACAAAACGGACACTCGAGGATGCTCGTATCCGTTCTCCCAGAAAAGCAATTCTTACTTTCATTAACAACCAGGTAGGTGCTCAGGTGCAACAAGGAGCTCAGGTAGCTATTATATCTGATCTTTCTCATTTTAAAGTTGATGGTGAAATAGCCGATACATATAGTGACCGTATTACTGCAGGAGGAAAGGTTATTGTTAAGATTGGCAGCGAACAACTTGAAGGAACTGTTGGCAATGTAACCCCACTTTCCAAGAATGGCGTTATATCTTTTACAGTACAGTTGAAGAATGATCATAATCCCCGATTACGTTCAGGCCTGAAAACGGATGTATATATAATGAATGCAGTAAAGGAAAACGTATTACGTATAGCAAATGGGTCTTATTATGCTGGGGCTGGTGAGTATGACTTGTTTGTACAAAACGCAAACAGCCTGATAAAGCGTAAAGTTCGTTTAGGAGATAGTAATTTTCAATATGTGGAAGTTATATCCGGATTGCAGCAAGGCGATCAGGTGGCAGTTAGTGACATGACCAATTACAAGAATAGATCTAAACTGAAAATTAAGTAA
- a CDS encoding glucosaminidase domain-containing protein yields MRYFRLVLVSVLLLTCTVMVQAQYRNPKYVAYVKQYCDLAVEQMKEYKIPASITLSQGLLESGAGLSSLAKESNNHFGIKCGMRWNGSTVLHDDDARNECFRAYNHPGASYEDHSKFLTSGARYAFLFRLDITDYKGWAKGLKQAGYATDPSYANRLITIIEDYELYKYDKEGLSNKKYTHDKKEKTSFVPHKTYIANGLVYIIARRGDSFESIADEFDTYSKKLIKDNDLHKDYTLAEGDIVYLHTKNKHSSTRTVHVVREDDSMHSISQLYGIRLKNLYKLNVKSGEYVPQVGDLIWLR; encoded by the coding sequence ATGAGGTATTTTCGATTGGTTCTTGTATCTGTATTATTGCTGACTTGTACAGTCATGGTGCAGGCTCAATATAGAAATCCCAAATATGTGGCGTACGTGAAACAGTATTGCGATTTGGCTGTGGAACAGATGAAAGAGTACAAAATTCCAGCCAGCATAACTCTTTCTCAAGGATTGCTTGAATCTGGTGCCGGGCTGAGTTCCCTGGCTAAAGAATCAAATAATCACTTCGGAATTAAATGCGGCATGCGTTGGAACGGATCAACTGTGCTTCATGATGATGATGCCCGTAATGAATGTTTTCGTGCCTATAATCATCCGGGAGCTTCGTATGAAGATCATTCCAAATTCCTTACTTCCGGTGCACGTTATGCATTCCTTTTTCGTCTTGACATAACTGATTATAAAGGATGGGCCAAAGGATTAAAGCAAGCAGGATATGCTACAGATCCTTCTTACGCTAATCGTCTGATTACCATTATTGAAGATTACGAGCTTTATAAATATGACAAAGAAGGCCTTTCTAATAAGAAATATACGCATGATAAAAAGGAAAAAACCTCTTTTGTTCCTCATAAGACTTACATAGCCAATGGCTTGGTTTATATTATTGCCCGTCGTGGTGATTCTTTTGAAAGCATTGCCGATGAGTTTGATACATATTCCAAAAAGCTGATTAAAGATAATGATCTTCATAAAGATTATACATTGGCAGAAGGTGATATTGTTTATCTTCATACAAAGAATAAACACTCCTCTACTCGTACTGTTCACGTGGTTCGTGAAGACGATTCTATGCACAGTATTTCCCAGCTTTATGGCATCAGACTTAAAAACCTTTATAAGCTGAATGTTAAATCCGGAGAATATGTTCCTCAGGTAGGTGATTTAATTTGGTTGAGATAA